A single genomic interval of Nerophis lumbriciformis linkage group LG17, RoL_Nlum_v2.1, whole genome shotgun sequence harbors:
- the LOC133614727 gene encoding protein phosphatase 1A-like gives MRTARRASNVEVPSFLRQLVKETGKMVTFFFKGGSREKGLEEEEEDDDDGMPSPYLERPILEKHVSEGGSQSGVNYAVANMQGWRAQMEDAHTCMPQMRGELSEWAYYAVFDGHAGSTVAQYCSRNLLDHILATGGVKASEDPEQVKDCIREGFLDIDTHMHKLARQDNWDRSGTTAAAVMISPRYIYFINCGDSRTLLCHNGQLVFYTEDHKPFNPRERERIQNAGGSVTLQRINGSLAVSRALGDFDFKEVDWRPQTEQLVSPEPEVYELERTAQDEFVILACDGVWDAIGNEELCAFVRSRLQVCNDLREICTQVIDLCLYKVGRYVAQTHTNYLN, from the exons ATGAGGACAGCGCGCAGGGCGAGCAACGTGGAGGTGCCCTCCTTCCTCCGCCAGCTGGTTAAGGAAACCGGGAAGATGGTCACCTTCTTCTTCAAAGGCGGCTCGAGAGAGAAGGGGctcgaggaggaggaagaggacgaCGACGACGGCATGCCCAGCCCGTACCTGGAGCGGCCCATTTTGGAGAAACACGTGTCCGAGGGGGGATCCCAGTCTGGGGTGAACTACGCGGTGGCAAACATGCAGGGCTGGAGGGCTCAGATGGAAGATGCGCACACGTGCATGCCTCAAATGAGAGGGGAGCTGAGCGAGTGGGCCTATTATGCTGTGTTTGACGGCCATGCTGGGAGCACAGTGGCCCAGTACTGCTCCAGGAACCTGCTGGACCACATCCTGGCTACAG GTGGGGTTAAAGCAAGCGAAGACCCAGAGCAGGTGAAGGACTGCATCCGTGAGGGGTTCCTGGACATCGACACCCACATGCACAAACTGGCCCGCCAAGACAATTGGGATCGAAGCGGCACCACGGCGGCCGCCGTCATGATCTCCCCGCGCTACATCTACTTTATCAACTGCGGGGACTCGCGCACCCTCCTCTGCCACAACGGCCAGTTGGTCTTCTACACGGAAGACCACAAGCCCTTCAACCCCAGGGAGAGGGAGCGCATCCAGAACGCCGGCGGCTCGGTGACCCTACAGCGCATCAATGGCTCGCTGGCCGTGTCCAGAGCCCTGGGAGACTTCGACTTTAAGGAGGTAGACTGGAGGCCACAGACCGAGCAGCTGGTGTCGCCCGAGCCTGAAGTGTACGAGTTGGAGAGGACGGCCCAGGACGAGTTTGTCATCCTGGCCTGTGACGGCGTTTGGGACGCCATCGGGAACGAGGAACTGTGCGCCTTTGTACGCAGCCGGCTGCAGGTGTGCAACGACCTGAGAGAAATTTGTACGCAAGTCATCGACCTCTGTCTCTACAAGGTAGGAAGATAtgttgcacaaacacacacaaactaccTCAACTAA